A genomic window from Sphingobacterium spiritivorum includes:
- a CDS encoding ABC transporter substrate-binding protein: MISVPNRRQRLSGNNLLLLAALLLAVTSCSPKTTGVLRSPDYKGGNTGAATEKKDKDKTTVKELSPAEQKAAAKRAMVNQIALILPFQLTSVNTSLLSENDVKRAALALDFYQGFQTGLDDLAKQGTNFTLNVLDSRDDVVRTTAIAKSDDVQYASLIVGPIYPKEIKTFGANSVNRKILQVSPLAATMPTEFNNPNLVSLTPPIRVHMREMAKEIIREYNTGDVVIVYNTGDADHKQFLTGFDTEIAGAKKKLDVRSVTSIDQLNQSLTQTGKNIIVTGTTSAVQLRALLSNLDAKSLESPYRFALFGHPTWDKFDFKAFSNVDDYSITISSSFVLSSYSSAVRKFKTTYKDTYGVEPSEYSFKGYDAAQYFGRLIAKYGKDYAAHVESEEFDGLSNSFKFQYNAAWGYVNNAVGFLVYRNGAFQSK; this comes from the coding sequence ATGATATCAGTTCCAAACCGCCGGCAACGATTGAGTGGGAATAATTTACTGTTGTTAGCAGCACTTTTACTGGCTGTTACATCATGTTCTCCTAAGACTACCGGCGTGCTGCGTTCACCTGATTATAAAGGTGGAAATACAGGTGCTGCAACAGAGAAAAAGGATAAAGATAAGACTACAGTAAAAGAATTGTCACCGGCAGAGCAAAAGGCGGCAGCAAAAAGGGCTATGGTCAATCAGATAGCCCTGATTCTTCCTTTCCAGCTGACTTCTGTCAATACCAGTCTTTTATCTGAAAATGATGTCAAGCGTGCAGCATTGGCACTGGACTTTTATCAGGGATTTCAGACCGGATTAGATGATCTGGCAAAGCAAGGAACTAATTTCACCTTAAATGTGCTGGATTCCCGGGATGATGTGGTACGTACTACAGCGATTGCCAAATCCGATGATGTGCAGTACGCATCATTAATTGTAGGTCCTATTTATCCGAAAGAGATCAAAACTTTCGGTGCAAATTCTGTAAACAGGAAAATTCTGCAGGTATCGCCGCTGGCAGCTACTATGCCTACAGAATTTAACAATCCTAATCTTGTGTCACTTACTCCGCCGATACGCGTACATATGCGGGAGATGGCAAAAGAGATTATCAGGGAGTACAATACCGGAGATGTTGTCATTGTCTACAATACCGGAGATGCAGATCACAAACAGTTTCTTACAGGATTTGATACAGAAATAGCAGGAGCAAAGAAAAAGCTGGATGTACGTTCGGTGACAAGCATAGACCAACTGAATCAATCGCTGACGCAGACAGGCAAAAACATTATTGTCACAGGTACCACAAGTGCAGTGCAGCTTAGAGCATTATTAAGTAATCTGGATGCTAAAAGCCTGGAATCACCATATAGATTTGCCCTGTTCGGACATCCGACATGGGATAAATTTGATTTTAAGGCATTCAGTAATGTAGATGACTATTCGATTACGATCAGTTCTTCATTTGTACTTTCGTCGTATTCATCCGCCGTGCGTAAATTTAAGACCACATATAAGGATACTTATGGAGTAGAGCCATCAGAATATTCATTTAAAGGATATGATGCAGCTCAATACTTTGGAAGACTGATTGCCAAATATGGTAAAGATTACGCCGCACATGTAGAAAGTGAAGAATTTGACGGGTTGTCTAACTCCTTTAAATTTCAGTATAATGCTGCATGGGGGTATGTCAATAATGCTGTTGGTTTCTTAGTGTACCGTAATGGTGCATTTCAATCAAAATAA
- a CDS encoding RsmB/NOP family class I SAM-dependent RNA methyltransferase, with amino-acid sequence MEVNERRIGQQIRNFERALSSYPNKEPFSRFLTQFFKDNKQMGSSDRRMTSRLCYNFFRLGTAATQLSVTDRVVLAEFLCETESTVVSYYKPDWTSRLGDPVSDKIDFLVGLDLINRSDLFPLQQHLSAPIDTELFLQSQLVQPDLFIRLKRGSEAKVKHILTEAEVTFENIRPHTLALRNGTNLQQLKGLSGLYEVQDLSSQKTIDLIEAKDGESWWDACAASGGKALLFLDKYPSVKLLVSDIRMSILRNLDERFDFAGIKNYRKKVIDLTRDPLTILDKELFDGIILDAPCSGSGTWGRTPEMISQFKESAIENFSVLQRQIAKNVLRHLKPGKTLLYITCSVFKEENEDVVNFISEHLGCELEEMVTLKGYEQQADTMFAARLRKK; translated from the coding sequence ATGGAGGTCAACGAAAGACGTATAGGGCAGCAAATTCGCAATTTTGAACGTGCGCTGTCTTCATATCCGAATAAAGAACCGTTCTCAAGGTTTTTAACACAGTTTTTTAAAGATAACAAGCAGATGGGGTCATCCGACAGACGGATGACTTCCAGGCTTTGCTATAACTTTTTCAGGTTAGGTACAGCTGCAACCCAACTTTCGGTTACTGATCGGGTTGTGCTTGCTGAATTTCTGTGTGAGACAGAGAGTACAGTCGTCTCTTATTACAAACCTGACTGGACTTCACGATTAGGGGATCCTGTTTCCGATAAGATCGATTTTTTGGTCGGTCTGGATTTGATAAACCGCTCAGACCTCTTCCCATTACAACAACATTTATCAGCTCCTATTGATACAGAGTTATTCCTACAAAGTCAACTGGTGCAACCGGATCTGTTTATCCGATTGAAAAGAGGATCAGAAGCTAAAGTAAAACATATCCTTACAGAAGCAGAAGTTACATTTGAGAATATTCGTCCACATACATTAGCCTTACGTAATGGAACAAATCTGCAGCAGTTGAAAGGATTATCCGGACTTTATGAAGTACAGGATCTGTCTTCCCAAAAGACGATTGATCTGATAGAAGCAAAAGATGGTGAAAGCTGGTGGGATGCCTGTGCTGCATCGGGAGGGAAGGCTCTTCTGTTTCTGGATAAATATCCGTCAGTAAAATTACTGGTGTCTGATATCCGTATGAGTATACTCCGTAATCTGGATGAGCGTTTTGATTTCGCCGGAATCAAAAATTACCGTAAGAAAGTTATTGATCTGACACGTGATCCGTTAACAATACTGGATAAGGAATTGTTTGATGGTATAATTCTGGATGCGCCCTGTTCTGGTTCCGGTACATGGGGAAGAACGCCGGAGATGATATCGCAGTTTAAGGAATCCGCTATCGAAAATTTCTCAGTACTGCAGCGTCAGATTGCCAAGAATGTATTACGTCACCTTAAACCAGGTAAAACGCTTCTATATATTACCTGTTCTGTTTTTAAAGAAGAGAATGAGGACGTCGTAAACTTTATCAGTGAACATCTGGGCTGTGAGCTCGAGGAAATGGTCACATTGAAGGGGTACGAGCAGCAGGCCGACACCATGTTTGCGGCCCGGTTACGTAAAAAATAA
- a CDS encoding universal stress protein, producing the protein MTTVHPKFQRVLVAIDDSPCSLKAIEYAKEVTKLLKTSIALVTVVPPTTPASYGADPLLGQQPIIVPEVTEIQEKSAQEFLERISREFEEANEVFVFNKVGSVKQEILSVAQEWAADLIIMGSNGRTGFDHFISGSVSEGVIRKSLCPVMVIPGKAE; encoded by the coding sequence ATGACTACAGTACATCCAAAATTCCAACGTGTTCTTGTAGCGATCGACGATAGTCCTTGCTCATTAAAAGCTATTGAGTATGCTAAAGAAGTAACGAAATTATTAAAAACTTCTATTGCCTTAGTTACAGTAGTACCGCCCACGACCCCTGCAAGCTATGGTGCAGACCCGCTTCTGGGACAACAACCCATTATTGTACCTGAAGTTACAGAGATACAGGAAAAATCAGCGCAGGAATTTCTGGAAAGAATAAGCCGTGAATTTGAAGAAGCGAATGAAGTTTTTGTGTTCAACAAGGTGGGTTCTGTGAAACAGGAAATTCTTTCAGTAGCACAGGAATGGGCTGCTGACCTGATAATTATGGGCTCAAATGGTCGTACAGGATTTGATCATTTTATCTCAGGTAGTGTTTCTGAAGGCGTTATCCGCAAATCGTTATGTCCGGTAATGGTAATCCCGGGAAAAGCAGAATAG
- a CDS encoding C40 family peptidase — MAFGICNLSIVPLRAEAAHRSEMVSQLLFGECFEVLEESADWAYIKTESDNYEGWLQLGQFTYVTAEEYNSCHSSKRLLVGPSGAYAVSGFVRIQLVHGTYVYPGQDNTMKVGKVAYNIEGDVFAPDTGSFETEIAVVSRAYEAVPYLWGGRSRAGIDCSGFSQLIYRHFNLKLPRDAYQQAELGTTVDFLPEIKAGDLAYFDNAEGRITHVGIMLDSERIIHASAKIRIDRMDSEGIFNKDWNKYTHRLRIVKRYI, encoded by the coding sequence ATGGCTTTTGGAATCTGTAATCTTTCTATTGTACCCTTGAGGGCAGAAGCTGCACATCGCAGTGAAATGGTATCACAATTATTGTTCGGAGAATGCTTTGAGGTTCTGGAAGAATCCGCAGACTGGGCATATATTAAAACTGAAAGCGATAATTATGAGGGATGGTTGCAGTTGGGGCAGTTTACATATGTCACAGCGGAGGAGTACAACTCCTGTCATTCATCAAAACGTCTGTTGGTAGGTCCATCAGGGGCTTATGCTGTTTCAGGCTTTGTACGCATACAATTAGTACATGGTACATATGTGTATCCCGGCCAGGATAATACGATGAAAGTCGGCAAGGTTGCCTATAACATTGAGGGCGATGTGTTTGCACCGGACACCGGTTCATTTGAAACAGAAATAGCTGTTGTATCCCGTGCCTACGAAGCTGTTCCGTATCTCTGGGGAGGACGTTCACGGGCCGGTATAGATTGTTCAGGATTCTCTCAATTGATTTACAGACATTTTAACCTAAAGTTGCCCAGAGATGCGTATCAACAGGCGGAACTGGGAACTACTGTAGATTTTCTTCCGGAAATAAAAGCCGGAGATCTCGCTTATTTTGATAATGCAGAAGGGCGAATTACCCATGTAGGTATTATGTTGGATAGTGAACGTATTATCCATGCCTCTGCAAAGATCAGAATAGACAGGATGGATTCGGAAGGAATTTTTAATAAAGACTGGAATAAATATACACATCGGTTACGTATTGTAAAACGATATATTTGA
- a CDS encoding tetratricopeptide repeat protein, which yields MDNLDDQILRLKKQFKHLGLDQNISFLLTGLYLFPLPENKREYSISMIDSPAISLAVSAINCYTKDDLEGAHGSYTKGIEEFGEQPFFHACRSLLNSLMGDDEGAFYDYQVAKKLDFNYYSFFEWLEQREFEHEHLDNNDQLAELNLLVKKEPSKVNHLINRALEKVYSFSYWGALDDYTLAISLQPELAELYVYRGALQTRLLRYDDALFDFDKAILLAPDNFQAYIYRAKLFVAIGMSELALEDFRSAENLQQNNAVVFEERATLYEKTGNLQLAKLDYDRWISLTEEDFYPYTLRAELQEKMEDWVGALQDYDHAIRLNPYYSDLYQYRASVKEKLGDEEGARIDLRKFEELEQEG from the coding sequence ATGGATAATCTGGATGATCAAATTTTAAGATTGAAAAAACAATTCAAACATTTAGGTCTGGATCAGAATATATCATTTCTCCTGACGGGCTTATATCTGTTTCCGCTACCTGAAAATAAAAGAGAGTACAGCATCAGCATGATTGATTCTCCGGCGATCTCTCTGGCCGTATCAGCGATCAACTGTTATACGAAAGATGATCTGGAAGGAGCGCATGGCTCTTATACTAAAGGGATTGAGGAGTTTGGAGAGCAACCCTTTTTTCATGCCTGCAGAAGTTTATTGAATTCGTTGATGGGAGATGATGAGGGCGCCTTTTACGATTATCAGGTCGCTAAAAAACTTGATTTCAATTATTATTCCTTTTTTGAATGGTTGGAACAGCGTGAATTTGAACACGAACATCTCGATAATAATGATCAGCTGGCAGAGCTGAATTTACTGGTCAAAAAGGAACCTTCAAAAGTTAATCATTTGATCAACAGAGCACTGGAGAAAGTGTATTCTTTCTCTTACTGGGGCGCTTTGGACGACTATACACTTGCTATTTCATTACAACCCGAGCTGGCCGAATTATATGTATACCGCGGAGCATTACAGACCCGGCTTTTGCGCTATGACGATGCTTTATTTGATTTTGACAAGGCAATTTTATTAGCACCGGATAATTTTCAGGCCTATATATATCGGGCTAAATTATTTGTTGCAATCGGAATGAGCGAACTGGCTCTGGAAGATTTCAGGTCTGCAGAAAATCTTCAGCAAAATAATGCTGTTGTATTTGAAGAACGTGCAACACTGTACGAAAAGACTGGAAATCTTCAATTGGCTAAACTGGATTATGACCGTTGGATCAGCCTTACCGAAGAGGATTTTTATCCCTATACACTACGGGCTGAACTACAAGAGAAAATGGAAGATTGGGTAGGAGCCTTGCAGGATTATGATCATGCTATACGTCTCAACCCATACTACTCTGATCTTTATCAGTACCGGGCATCAGTGAAAGAAAAACTGGGGGATGAAGAAGGAGCCCGTATAGACCTCAGGAAATTTGAAGAATTAGAACAAGAAGGTTAA
- a CDS encoding DUF72 domain-containing protein, whose amino-acid sequence MKFGQVNNPQDIDFSLPPTPPETLEVLTKGDSSKPFEVYVGCAKWNKTDLKGFYPRGTKDELAYYSTQFNSIELNATFYNSPSKEQVETWKEKTPADFKFFPKIPQSISHYSRLLNTGEKVTAFTDAVALFEEKLGMVFLQMIDNFKPKDFQRLEDFVREFPKGIPLAVEVRNAEWFSDPEVREKLYKTLQQYHVSNVLVDTAGRRDMLHMRMTTPTAFIRYVGANHSSDYSRLDEWIEVIKKWREAGLEKLYFFIHQNIEVESPLLANHFIKKLNDTFGLDIRSPRKNELF is encoded by the coding sequence ATGAAATTTGGTCAGGTTAATAATCCTCAGGATATAGATTTTTCGCTTCCTCCTACACCTCCTGAAACATTGGAAGTACTGACTAAGGGAGACAGCAGCAAACCGTTTGAAGTATATGTAGGCTGTGCAAAATGGAATAAAACAGATCTCAAAGGCTTCTACCCACGGGGTACAAAAGATGAATTGGCTTATTATTCTACTCAATTCAACAGTATTGAGCTTAATGCTACTTTTTACAATTCTCCCTCCAAAGAACAGGTGGAGACATGGAAAGAAAAAACTCCTGCAGATTTTAAATTTTTCCCGAAAATTCCACAATCCATCAGCCATTACAGCAGATTGCTAAATACCGGAGAGAAAGTAACAGCCTTTACGGATGCTGTTGCGCTCTTTGAAGAGAAACTGGGTATGGTCTTTCTGCAGATGATTGATAATTTCAAACCGAAAGACTTTCAACGTCTGGAGGATTTTGTTCGTGAATTTCCGAAGGGTATTCCTCTTGCTGTTGAGGTACGTAATGCAGAATGGTTTTCGGATCCGGAAGTACGGGAGAAGCTATATAAGACCTTACAGCAATATCATGTATCCAATGTATTAGTCGATACTGCCGGCAGAAGAGATATGCTGCATATGCGTATGACGACTCCTACCGCTTTTATCCGGTATGTAGGCGCTAATCACAGCAGTGATTACAGCAGACTGGATGAGTGGATAGAGGTTATCAAAAAGTGGCGTGAAGCCGGATTAGAGAAATTGTATTTCTTTATCCATCAGAATATTGAAGTGGAGTCTCCTCTGCTGGCAAATCATTTCATCAAAAAATTGAATGATACTTTTGGTCTGGATATCCGCAGCCCGCGAAAGAATGAATTATTTTAA
- a CDS encoding MFS transporter encodes MSINTKPQLTPSLLWLMAIGSGLVVANNYYNQPLLALMAKDFDVSEARISNIAMLTQIGYACGLLFIVPLGDMFRRRKLILIDFIFIIASLIGMATTRSVDWLFPLSFMVGFTSVVPQIFVPMAAEMASPDKRSSAIGMVMSGLLIGILLSRVVSGIIGDYFGWREMYWAAAGCMVVLGILIAVKLPENSPSFTGSYKDLMKSLVRLTRTQPVLRLAAFRGAMGFAGFSAFWTTLVFHMEGAPFHDGPAVVGSFGLVGAAGALGAAFVGRFTGRFTSFQIILYAILMMVVSWIVFYFGGYTYIGLIIGIILVDLGLQSMHIMNQSSYFALNLGANNRLNTVYMVTYFIGGSTGTYLAAQAWKYQQWTGVVAVGIFFTALALAAHLIFDKKINNKTV; translated from the coding sequence ATGAGTATAAATACAAAACCCCAACTTACTCCTTCCCTACTCTGGTTAATGGCTATTGGAAGTGGTCTCGTAGTTGCGAATAATTATTACAATCAACCTTTACTTGCACTAATGGCCAAAGATTTTGATGTATCGGAAGCCCGCATCAGCAATATTGCGATGCTGACGCAGATTGGTTATGCCTGCGGATTGCTATTTATTGTCCCCTTAGGTGATATGTTCAGACGTCGTAAACTTATCCTGATTGATTTTATATTTATTATCGCCTCTCTCATCGGAATGGCCACGACCCGGTCTGTTGACTGGTTGTTCCCGTTGAGTTTTATGGTAGGTTTTACGTCGGTAGTGCCCCAGATTTTTGTACCTATGGCAGCAGAAATGGCCAGCCCTGATAAAAGAAGTTCGGCTATAGGTATGGTCATGAGCGGTCTGCTGATCGGAATCTTACTATCCAGGGTGGTCAGCGGAATTATTGGCGATTATTTCGGATGGAGAGAAATGTATTGGGCTGCTGCAGGATGCATGGTCGTATTAGGCATACTGATAGCAGTTAAACTTCCGGAAAACAGTCCATCTTTTACCGGATCTTATAAAGACCTGATGAAGTCATTAGTCCGGTTGACACGTACGCAACCTGTGTTGAGATTAGCTGCATTCAGAGGAGCAATGGGATTTGCGGGGTTCAGCGCCTTCTGGACTACACTTGTTTTCCATATGGAAGGTGCTCCTTTCCACGACGGTCCGGCTGTGGTAGGTTCATTTGGCCTCGTCGGAGCCGCCGGAGCTTTGGGCGCAGCCTTTGTCGGGAGGTTTACAGGCAGGTTTACTTCTTTCCAGATTATTCTTTATGCGATCCTCATGATGGTGGTAAGCTGGATTGTGTTTTACTTTGGCGGTTATACATATATTGGATTGATCATTGGAATTATTTTGGTAGATTTAGGTCTGCAATCTATGCATATAATGAATCAGTCCAGTTACTTTGCACTCAATCTCGGAGCAAATAACAGACTGAATACAGTATACATGGTCACCTATTTTATAGGCGGATCTACAGGTACTTATCTGGCGGCACAGGCCTGGAAATATCAACAATGGACTGGTGTAGTGGCCGTTGGGATTTTCTTCACAGCATTAGCATTGGCAGCGCATCTGATATTTGATAAAAAGATTAATAACAAAACAGTATAG
- the gpmI gene encoding 2,3-bisphosphoglycerate-independent phosphoglycerate mutase: MNYIKKKTYNKLYLYVSTKKVALLILDGLGYGKQDDSNAVIAANTPYLDYLLKTYPNAKLEASGEAVGLPEGQMGNSEVGHMNLGAGRVVYQELGRIHKAVREGVFNTHAVIQDAFKYAKENGKNVHFIGLLSDGGVHAHTKHLKGLCDAAQHAGLTSDQVFIHAFLDGRDTDPNSGIGYVKDLQDYLTHSAGTLASAIGRYYAMDRDNRWERVKETYDLLVNGTGTATHNIIEAIQQSYDNQVTDEFVKPIVITNADGTPKAVIKPGDVVICYNFRTDRGREITIALTQKDFPEYNMHALDLYYVTMTSYDDTFKNVKVVFQKDNLTATLGEVLEKNNKTQTRIAETEKYPHVTFFFSGGRETEFNGEHRLLIPSPKVATYDLQPEMSAQGIADAIVNDMETQHPDFICLNFANPDMVGHTGVFEAVVKAVETVDSCTRQVVEKGLTLGYSFIIIADHGNSEFMINEDGSVNTAHTTNLVPCILIDQDYKHVKDGKLGDIAPTILKILGVEIPVEMSGDILVS, from the coding sequence ATGAATTACATTAAAAAAAAGACATATAATAAGTTATATTTGTATGTGAGTACAAAAAAAGTAGCGCTATTAATCCTGGACGGACTGGGATATGGCAAACAAGATGATTCAAATGCGGTAATTGCCGCTAACACCCCATATTTAGATTATTTATTAAAGACTTATCCTAATGCCAAATTAGAAGCTTCAGGAGAGGCTGTAGGACTACCGGAAGGACAGATGGGTAATTCTGAAGTAGGACACATGAACCTGGGTGCAGGACGTGTGGTTTATCAGGAACTAGGCCGTATACATAAGGCTGTTCGTGAAGGTGTGTTTAATACCCATGCTGTAATACAGGATGCATTTAAATATGCTAAAGAGAATGGTAAAAATGTACATTTTATAGGTCTATTATCTGACGGAGGAGTACATGCACACACCAAACATCTGAAAGGGTTATGTGATGCAGCTCAACACGCAGGATTGACCAGTGACCAGGTTTTTATACATGCCTTTTTAGACGGACGTGATACAGATCCTAATTCAGGAATAGGTTATGTAAAAGATCTTCAGGATTATTTAACTCATTCTGCAGGTACTCTGGCATCTGCTATAGGTCGTTATTATGCAATGGACAGAGATAACAGATGGGAACGTGTCAAAGAAACGTATGATCTGCTGGTCAACGGTACAGGTACAGCTACCCATAATATTATTGAAGCTATTCAGCAGTCCTATGACAATCAGGTAACAGATGAGTTTGTAAAACCTATCGTCATCACCAATGCTGACGGAACTCCAAAAGCTGTGATCAAGCCAGGTGATGTCGTAATCTGCTATAATTTCAGAACAGACCGTGGTCGCGAAATCACTATTGCCCTTACGCAAAAGGACTTTCCGGAATATAACATGCATGCGCTGGATCTTTACTATGTAACGATGACTTCGTATGATGATACATTCAAAAATGTTAAAGTAGTTTTCCAGAAGGATAATCTTACGGCAACATTGGGAGAGGTACTGGAGAAAAATAACAAAACACAAACACGTATTGCCGAAACAGAAAAATACCCGCACGTTACTTTCTTTTTCTCGGGAGGTCGTGAGACAGAATTTAACGGTGAACACCGCCTGTTGATTCCTTCTCCAAAGGTAGCCACCTATGATTTACAACCTGAAATGAGTGCTCAGGGAATTGCAGACGCTATTGTAAATGATATGGAAACGCAGCATCCTGATTTCATCTGTCTCAACTTTGCTAATCCGGATATGGTCGGTCACACCGGAGTATTCGAGGCTGTCGTAAAAGCCGTGGAGACTGTTGATTCCTGTACCAGACAAGTGGTGGAAAAAGGACTTACACTGGGCTATTCCTTTATTATAATAGCAGATCATGGTAATTCGGAATTTATGATCAATGAGGATGGATCTGTCAATACAGCACATACCACCAATCTGGTTCCTTGTATCCTGATTGATCAGGATTACAAACATGTAAAGGATGGCAAACTTGGAGACATCGCTCCTACGATATTGAAAATATTAGGTGTAGAGATTCCTGTAGAAATGTCAGGTGATATACTGGTTAGTTAA